The following are from one region of the Gloeocapsopsis sp. IPPAS B-1203 genome:
- a CDS encoding Npun_F0494 family protein: MSTAEPKTPKKVLYPSKTIKRAKVSLVCSPFQRHLFETMRYQSVPVSAIATTGVQQGYIERPLSELSVENALLWLVKVGVLRREVDGQGITDSFRLTPLGRQVIEEQGTWESTPRDIITNTLNRWLRLPF; the protein is encoded by the coding sequence ATGTCAACCGCTGAACCCAAAACTCCTAAAAAAGTTCTTTATCCGAGCAAGACAATAAAAAGAGCAAAAGTGTCACTTGTCTGTTCTCCCTTTCAAAGGCATTTATTTGAAACGATGCGCTATCAAAGTGTCCCAGTAAGTGCGATCGCTACGACAGGAGTGCAGCAAGGCTATATCGAACGTCCTTTATCCGAATTATCAGTAGAAAATGCGTTGCTGTGGTTAGTCAAAGTGGGAGTATTGCGAAGGGAAGTCGATGGACAGGGAATTACAGATAGTTTTCGCTTAACACCGCTAGGTCGTCAAGTGATAGAAGAACAAGGAACGTGGGAATCGACACCTCGCGATATCATAACTAATACGCTCAACCGCTGGTTGCGACTGCCATTTTAA
- the speB gene encoding agmatinase — MTQGERPSEQNSTEAQRALEKETQLSFTGWQQEVSRGLEFGLEAAESIRDRTISTFSRGELPHYAGINTFLKAPYIEDVRKVGEYDVAIVGVPHDSGTTYRPGTRFGPQGIRRISALYTPYNFELGVDLREQITLCDVGDVFTIPGNNEKSFDQISKGIAHIFGSGAFPIILGGDHSIGFPTVRGVCRHLGDKKVGIIHFDRHVDTQETDLDERMHTCPWFHATNIKNAPAKNLVQLGIGGWQVPRAGVKVCRDRATNILTVTDITEMGLDAAVEYALERALDSTDCVYISFDIDCIDAGFVPGTGWPEPGGLLPREALYLLGKIVQKAPVCGLEVVEVSPPYDVSDMTALMATRVICDTMAHLVISGQLPRKEKPAYIHPEATPEVISEWQ, encoded by the coding sequence ATGACACAAGGCGAACGCCCTTCCGAACAGAATTCTACTGAAGCACAAAGAGCTTTAGAAAAAGAAACTCAGTTATCTTTTACAGGCTGGCAACAAGAAGTTTCGCGTGGTTTAGAGTTTGGGTTAGAAGCTGCAGAAAGCATTCGCGATCGCACAATTTCTACATTCTCGCGCGGTGAATTACCTCACTACGCAGGTATCAATACTTTCCTGAAAGCACCTTACATCGAAGATGTTCGTAAAGTAGGTGAATATGACGTAGCGATCGTTGGCGTGCCACATGATTCAGGTACGACTTACCGCCCAGGAACACGATTTGGTCCGCAGGGTATTCGTCGCATTTCTGCTTTGTATACGCCATATAACTTTGAACTCGGTGTTGATCTACGCGAACAAATCACTTTGTGTGATGTTGGTGATGTTTTTACAATTCCTGGCAACAACGAGAAGTCTTTCGATCAAATTTCTAAAGGTATTGCCCATATTTTTGGTTCGGGCGCTTTTCCCATTATTTTAGGAGGAGATCATTCAATTGGTTTTCCTACAGTACGTGGAGTCTGCCGTCACTTAGGTGATAAAAAAGTAGGAATTATTCACTTTGATCGCCACGTAGATACGCAAGAGACAGACTTAGATGAAAGAATGCACACCTGTCCTTGGTTTCACGCAACAAATATTAAAAATGCTCCGGCAAAAAATTTAGTGCAATTAGGAATTGGCGGTTGGCAAGTTCCACGTGCAGGTGTTAAGGTGTGCCGCGATCGCGCTACCAATATTCTCACTGTTACTGACATCACCGAAATGGGCTTAGATGCAGCAGTGGAATATGCTCTAGAACGAGCGTTAGATAGTACTGACTGCGTTTATATTAGCTTTGACATTGACTGTATCGATGCCGGATTTGTCCCTGGCACAGGCTGGCCTGAACCAGGTGGTTTATTACCCAGGGAAGCACTTTATCTACTCGGTAAAATTGTTCAAAAAGCCCCAGTATGCGGTTTAGAAGTTGTTGAAGTTTCTCCACCTTACGATGTCAGCGACATGACTGCACTAATGGCAACTCGCGTAATTTGCGACACGATGGCGCATTTAGTTATTTCAGGACAACTACCCCGAAAAGAGAAACCAGCTTACATCCATCCTGAAGCAACACCTGAAGTTATCAGTGAGTGGCAGTAG
- the hypA gene encoding hydrogenase maturation nickel metallochaperone HypA: protein MHETDMTKALIVTLQDWWKAQSEPKISCVHLVVGKFTCVEPLSLQFAFEVQSQNTCLAGAKLSIKETPLIAFCHHCQQEYHPEIGIQYACPQCHSPMEDIRSGRELKIDRVEYSTNTIEDTYAPNF, encoded by the coding sequence ATGCATGAAACTGATATGACTAAGGCGTTAATTGTAACGCTGCAAGATTGGTGGAAAGCTCAATCAGAACCGAAAATATCCTGTGTTCATCTAGTTGTTGGCAAGTTTACCTGCGTAGAACCTCTGAGTTTACAGTTTGCTTTTGAGGTACAAAGTCAAAACACATGTTTAGCAGGAGCCAAATTAAGTATTAAAGAAACACCTTTAATTGCCTTTTGTCACCACTGCCAACAAGAATATCATCCTGAAATTGGTATTCAATATGCTTGTCCTCAATGTCATTCTCCAATGGAAGACATTCGTTCAGGGCGCGAACTCAAAATTGACCGCGTTGAATACTCAACTAATACAATAGAGGATACTTATGCACCAAACTTTTGA
- the hypB gene encoding hydrogenase nickel incorporation protein HypB, with protein sequence MHQTFDAALGINLLHANQQGAEHNRAHFNRWGIICLNVMSSPGAGKTVLLERTLAALSDELKIAVIEGDMTTELDADRLRQYDVPVIAINTGRSCHLDSKMVAGGVHRLEHEYNPSDFDLLLVENVGNLVCPAEFEVGEHAKVALLSVTEGEDKPLKYPVMFQEADCLLITKTDLAPYLEIDISQIEENVRQMNPHVTIIQVSAKTNDGLEDWFNWLRNAVQSNTAKSVMSLT encoded by the coding sequence ATGCACCAAACTTTTGATGCTGCATTGGGCATTAATTTACTCCATGCTAATCAGCAAGGCGCAGAACACAATCGCGCTCATTTCAATCGGTGGGGAATTATTTGTCTCAATGTTATGAGTAGCCCTGGTGCGGGGAAAACTGTTTTATTAGAGAGAACTTTAGCGGCTTTGAGCGATGAACTTAAAATTGCTGTCATTGAAGGCGACATGACTACAGAGTTAGATGCAGATCGCTTGCGTCAATACGATGTTCCTGTAATTGCAATCAACACAGGACGTTCTTGTCATCTTGATTCCAAAATGGTTGCAGGCGGAGTTCATCGTCTCGAACACGAATATAACCCTTCAGATTTTGATTTACTACTTGTAGAAAACGTAGGTAACTTAGTTTGTCCTGCAGAATTTGAAGTAGGAGAACACGCTAAAGTAGCACTACTCAGCGTTACAGAAGGAGAAGATAAGCCACTCAAATATCCTGTCATGTTTCAAGAAGCTGACTGCTTGCTAATTACAAAAACTGACTTAGCTCCTTATTTGGAAATTGACATAAGTCAAATAGAGGAAAATGTTCGTCAAATGAATCCTCATGTCACAATTATTCAAGTTTCTGCCAAAACTAATGATGGTTTGGAAGACTGGTTTAATTGGCTGCGAAATGCTGTGCAATCAAATACTGCAAAATCAGTTATGAGCTTGACCTAA
- a CDS encoding ABC transporter substrate-binding protein, with the protein MKIHKLLSLISIFLISLTVAVSCTPSQQATNTTATSTPVQMGYSGWPGWFPWAVANEQNLFAKNNVQVDLRWFDGYLDSMNAMNAGQLDANCQTLDQTISSVSNGSDQVVVLVNDNSTGNDKIVVREGINSIADLRGKKVAAEEGTVDHFLLLLGMKEAGMTQADVEFLPLETGAAAAAFAAGRVDAAAVYAPFTTKALERPGSKELFSSKDFPGAIPDHLVVSRKMINERPQDVQALVNTWFNTLDFVQANQEKSLEIMAQRAGVSVEDYKTYDAGTTIFTVEQNLQAFQPGNDMNSLHYAAKEINNFLLEADLIKRTPDLSRMFDDRFVKAYAASQKG; encoded by the coding sequence ATGAAGATACACAAGTTATTATCGCTTATAAGCATATTTTTAATAAGTTTAACTGTTGCCGTTAGTTGCACCCCTTCACAACAAGCTACTAATACTACTGCAACAAGTACACCTGTTCAAATGGGTTATAGTGGGTGGCCTGGGTGGTTTCCTTGGGCAGTTGCTAATGAACAAAATTTGTTTGCTAAAAATAATGTTCAAGTAGATCTGAGATGGTTTGATGGTTACTTAGATTCTATGAATGCCATGAATGCAGGTCAATTAGATGCTAACTGCCAAACTTTAGATCAAACAATTAGTTCAGTATCAAATGGCTCTGATCAAGTTGTTGTTTTAGTCAATGACAACTCAACTGGTAATGACAAAATTGTTGTTCGTGAAGGAATTAATAGTATTGCTGATTTGAGAGGTAAAAAAGTTGCCGCAGAAGAAGGAACTGTCGATCATTTCCTACTACTTTTAGGAATGAAAGAAGCTGGTATGACGCAAGCAGATGTTGAATTCTTACCTTTAGAAACAGGTGCAGCAGCCGCAGCATTTGCGGCAGGAAGAGTTGATGCAGCAGCAGTTTATGCTCCGTTTACAACTAAAGCATTAGAACGCCCTGGTAGCAAAGAATTATTCAGTTCCAAAGACTTTCCTGGTGCAATTCCAGACCATTTAGTTGTTAGCCGCAAAATGATAAATGAGCGTCCACAAGACGTCCAAGCACTTGTAAATACGTGGTTTAATACTTTAGACTTTGTGCAAGCAAACCAAGAGAAATCTCTGGAAATTATGGCTCAAAGAGCTGGTGTTTCAGTTGAAGACTATAAAACCTATGATGCGGGTACAACAATTTTTACTGTAGAGCAAAACTTACAAGCTTTTCAACCAGGAAATGATATGAATTCGTTACACTATGCAGCTAAAGAAATTAATAACTTTCTTTTGGAAGCTGACTTAATCAAGCGTACTCCAGATTTATCACGTATGTTTGACGATCGGTTTGTGAAAGCTTATGCTGCTTCTCAAAAAGGTTAG